GTGACACGCCCCAGGGTGGACCAATGCAGCAGGCTCAGTGTAAAAACGGGCAAGACCAGATGGCGAAAGGCGTTGAGGGTGACATCTAAACGGCCGTTCAACAGCCCATCTAGCGTCAGAAAACCAGTGTGAGCGATGAAGGTGGAACTGCTAAGGCTAAGGCCGGGAATGCTGGAGCGCCCTGGGGGGAACCAGCGCAGTCCGACGTAAAAGACAGACAATAAAATCAGCCCCAGGATATAAGGAGGAATAGACGCACCGATAAATGCAGTCAGGCGAAACAGGCTGTCACCCCAACCGCCGGGCCGCCATCCGGCCACGACGCCGTTGAATAAACCCAGGGGGATAAACAGCAGCAGAGAATAGAAGGTAAGCTCCAGGGTAACGGCCGTGCGCGCCAACAACACCGGCCGTACTTCGCTGCCCAACGTCGGACTCCATCCCCAATAGCCACTCAGCCAATTTTGCGCCCAACGGCCGTACTGTACCCAATATGGATCATTCATGCCTTGCTCGGCGGCAATCCGCTCCAACTCGAAGGCGATTTGCGCCGGCGTCAGGCGGCTGGGTAGGCGCGGCGGCAAATAAAGCGCCGCCCGCTCACTCGGCGGCGCCAACAGG
The DNA window shown above is from Candidatus Leptovillus gracilis and carries:
- a CDS encoding ABC transporter permease, producing MTPFQKYLLGRLITIPITLLIITMFLYGIILLAPPSERAALYLPPRLPSRLTPAQIAFELERIAAEQGMNDPYWVQYGRWAQNWLSGYWGWSPTLGSEVRPVLLARTAVTLELTFYSLLLFIPLGLFNGVVAGWRPGGWGDSLFRLTAFIGASIPPYILGLILLSVFYVGLRWFPPGRSSIPGLSLSSSTFIAHTGFLTLDGLLNGRLDVTLNAFRHLVLPVFTLSLLHWSTLGRVTRALIIEEKDKDYVLSARARGLRQRSIVWRHTFRNTVSPALTSTALSAAAIITGVYVIEVIFGLKGLSELLVMGMSGVPDAPLTLAFAVYSVLLVIPIMVLLDILKAIADPRDREAAEASR